In Panacibacter ginsenosidivorans, the following proteins share a genomic window:
- the ypfJ gene encoding KPN_02809 family neutral zinc metallopeptidase: MLWQGRRQSSNIEDRRGMSGKGIAVGGGIGTMVIAAIIYLLGGDPSQVINNSPVNEPAQETTAPNKADDAAGQFAAVVLADTEDIWSQLFNKMNKQYTDPTLVLFSEATQSGCGFASQASGPFYCPADSKVYIDLSFFEEMKTRFNASGDFAQAYVIAHEVGHHVQHLLGITNRVDEQRSSLTKTEMNKLSVKLELQADFLAGVWAHYETLKEDPRLNKTIIQDGDIDEALNAANAIGDDRLQKQSQGYVVPDAFTHGTSAQRIAWFKRGYTTGDITRGDTFNDPSLQ, from the coding sequence ATGCTCTGGCAGGGAAGAAGGCAAAGCTCAAATATTGAAGATCGTCGTGGCATGAGTGGAAAAGGCATCGCGGTAGGAGGCGGAATAGGTACCATGGTGATAGCTGCGATCATTTACTTATTGGGAGGAGATCCTTCCCAGGTTATCAACAATAGTCCTGTTAACGAACCGGCACAGGAAACCACTGCACCTAATAAAGCAGATGATGCAGCAGGCCAATTTGCCGCGGTGGTGCTGGCCGATACAGAAGATATATGGTCTCAGTTATTTAATAAAATGAATAAACAATACACCGACCCAACATTGGTATTATTTTCAGAAGCTACACAGTCAGGTTGCGGATTTGCCAGCCAGGCATCAGGGCCATTTTACTGCCCTGCCGATTCAAAAGTTTACATAGACCTTTCCTTTTTCGAAGAAATGAAAACCCGCTTTAATGCTTCCGGCGATTTTGCACAGGCTTATGTTATTGCCCACGAAGTGGGGCACCACGTTCAACACCTGCTGGGCATTACCAACCGGGTTGATGAACAACGCAGCAGCCTTACTAAAACAGAAATGAATAAGTTAAGCGTGAAACTGGAATTGCAGGCAGATTTTCTGGCAGGCGTATGGGCACACTATGAAACACTAAAAGAAGATCCCCGGTTAAACAAAACAATTATACAGGATGGGGATATAGATGAGGCATTAAACGCTGCCAATGCTATTGGCGATGACCGGTTACAAAAACAATCACAGGGTTATGTGGTTCCCGATGCGTTTACACATGGTACTTCTGCACAAAGGATTGCCTGGTTTAAAAGGGGATATACCACCGGCGATATTACCCGGGGAGATACATTTAATGATCCATCGTTACAATGA